The Equus caballus isolate H_3958 breed thoroughbred chromosome 22, TB-T2T, whole genome shotgun sequence genome window below encodes:
- the TUBB1 gene encoding tubulin beta-1 chain isoform X1, translating into MREIVHIQIGQCGNQIGAKFWEVIGEEHGIDSAGSYHGDCALQLERISVYYNEAHGKKYVPRAVLVDLEPGTMDSIRSSKLGALFQPDSFIHGNSGAGNNWAKGHYTEGAELMEAVLDVVRRESENCDCLQGFQIVHSLGGGTGSGMGTLLMNKIREEYPDRIMNSFSVMPSPKVSDTVVEPYNAVLSIHQLIENADACFCIDNEALYDICFRTLKLTTPTYGDLNHLVSLTMSGITTSLRFPGQLNADLRKLAVNMVPFPRLHFFMPGFAPLTAQGSQQYRALSVAELTQQMFDARNTMAACDPRRGRYLTVACIFRGKMSTREVDEQLLTVQTRNSSCFVEWIPNNVKVAVCDIPPRGLNMAATFIGNNTAIQELFNRVSEHFSAMFRRKAFVHWYTSEGMDVNEFVEAESNIHDLVSEYQQFQDAKAVLEENEEVTGEAEMEPEDKEH; encoded by the exons ATGCGTGAAATCGTGCACATTCAGATCGGCCAGTGTGGTAACCAGATCGGAGCCAAG ttttgggaggtgaTTGGTGAAGAGCATGGGATCGACTCAGCTGGGAGCTACCACGGGGACTGTGCTTTGCAGCTGGAGAGGATCAGTGTGTACTACAACGAGGCCCACG GTAAAAAATACGTGCCCCGGGCAGTCTTGGTGGACCTGGAACCTGGGACGATGGATAGCATCCGATCCAGCAAATTGGGAGCTCTCTTTCAACCAGACAGTTTTATCCATG GTAACTCGGGGGCTGGTAACAACTGGGCGAAAGGCCACTACACTGAGGGAGCGGAACTGATGGAAGCTGTCCTGGATGTCGTGAGGAGGGAGAGTGAGAACTGCGACTGCCTGCAGGGCTTCCAGATCGTCCACTCCCTGGGTGGGGGGACGGGCTCCGGGATGGGCACTCTGCTCATGAACAAGATCAGGGAGGAGTACCCGGACCGCATCATGAACTCCTTCAGCGTCATGCCCTCCCCGAAGGTGTCCGACACGGTGGTGGAGCCATATAACGCTGTGCTGTCCATCCACCAGCTGATCGAGAACGCAGACGCCTGCTTCTGCATCGACAACGAGGCCCTCTATGACATTTGCTTCCGCACCCTGAAGCTGACAACGCCCACCTATGGCGACCTCAACCATCTGGTGTCCTTGACCATGAGCGGCATAACCACCTCCCTCCGGTTCCCAGGGCAGCTCAACGCAGACCTGCGCAAGCTGGCGGTGAACATGGTACCCTTCCCCCGCCTGCACTTCTTCATGCCCGGCTTCGCCCCGCTCACAGCCCAAGGCAGCCAGCAGTACCGGGCCCTCTCAGTGGCCGAGCTCACCCAGCAGATGTTTGACGCCCGCAACACCATGGCTGCCTGCGACCCCCGCCGTGGCCGCTACCTGACAGTGGCCTGCATCTTCCGGGGCAAGATGTCCACCAGGGAAGTGGATGAGCAGCTGCTCACCGTGCAGACCAGGAACAGCAGTTGCTTTGTGGAGTGGATCCCTAACAATGTCAAGGTGGCTGTCTGTGACATCCCACCCCGGGGGCTGAACATGGCTGCCACCTTTATAGGCAACAACACGGCCATCCAAGAGCTCTTCAATAGGGTTTCCGAGCATTTCTCTGCTATGTTCAGAAGGAAGGCTTTTGTGCACTGGTACACTAGTGAGGGGATGGATGTAAACGAATTTGTGGAAGCTGAAAGTAACATCCATGATTTGGTATCTGAGTACCAACAATTTCAAGATGCCAAAGCGGTTCTAGAGGAAAATGAAGAGGTCACTGGGGAGGCAGAAATGGAACCAGAAGACAAGGAACATTAA
- the TUBB1 gene encoding tubulin beta-1 chain isoform X2, with product MDSIRSSKLGALFQPDSFIHGNSGAGNNWAKGHYTEGAELMEAVLDVVRRESENCDCLQGFQIVHSLGGGTGSGMGTLLMNKIREEYPDRIMNSFSVMPSPKVSDTVVEPYNAVLSIHQLIENADACFCIDNEALYDICFRTLKLTTPTYGDLNHLVSLTMSGITTSLRFPGQLNADLRKLAVNMVPFPRLHFFMPGFAPLTAQGSQQYRALSVAELTQQMFDARNTMAACDPRRGRYLTVACIFRGKMSTREVDEQLLTVQTRNSSCFVEWIPNNVKVAVCDIPPRGLNMAATFIGNNTAIQELFNRVSEHFSAMFRRKAFVHWYTSEGMDVNEFVEAESNIHDLVSEYQQFQDAKAVLEENEEVTGEAEMEPEDKEH from the exons ATGGATAGCATCCGATCCAGCAAATTGGGAGCTCTCTTTCAACCAGACAGTTTTATCCATG GTAACTCGGGGGCTGGTAACAACTGGGCGAAAGGCCACTACACTGAGGGAGCGGAACTGATGGAAGCTGTCCTGGATGTCGTGAGGAGGGAGAGTGAGAACTGCGACTGCCTGCAGGGCTTCCAGATCGTCCACTCCCTGGGTGGGGGGACGGGCTCCGGGATGGGCACTCTGCTCATGAACAAGATCAGGGAGGAGTACCCGGACCGCATCATGAACTCCTTCAGCGTCATGCCCTCCCCGAAGGTGTCCGACACGGTGGTGGAGCCATATAACGCTGTGCTGTCCATCCACCAGCTGATCGAGAACGCAGACGCCTGCTTCTGCATCGACAACGAGGCCCTCTATGACATTTGCTTCCGCACCCTGAAGCTGACAACGCCCACCTATGGCGACCTCAACCATCTGGTGTCCTTGACCATGAGCGGCATAACCACCTCCCTCCGGTTCCCAGGGCAGCTCAACGCAGACCTGCGCAAGCTGGCGGTGAACATGGTACCCTTCCCCCGCCTGCACTTCTTCATGCCCGGCTTCGCCCCGCTCACAGCCCAAGGCAGCCAGCAGTACCGGGCCCTCTCAGTGGCCGAGCTCACCCAGCAGATGTTTGACGCCCGCAACACCATGGCTGCCTGCGACCCCCGCCGTGGCCGCTACCTGACAGTGGCCTGCATCTTCCGGGGCAAGATGTCCACCAGGGAAGTGGATGAGCAGCTGCTCACCGTGCAGACCAGGAACAGCAGTTGCTTTGTGGAGTGGATCCCTAACAATGTCAAGGTGGCTGTCTGTGACATCCCACCCCGGGGGCTGAACATGGCTGCCACCTTTATAGGCAACAACACGGCCATCCAAGAGCTCTTCAATAGGGTTTCCGAGCATTTCTCTGCTATGTTCAGAAGGAAGGCTTTTGTGCACTGGTACACTAGTGAGGGGATGGATGTAAACGAATTTGTGGAAGCTGAAAGTAACATCCATGATTTGGTATCTGAGTACCAACAATTTCAAGATGCCAAAGCGGTTCTAGAGGAAAATGAAGAGGTCACTGGGGAGGCAGAAATGGAACCAGAAGACAAGGAACATTAA
- the ATP5F1E gene encoding ATP synthase subunit epsilon, mitochondrial: MVAYWRQAGLSYIRYSQICAKAVRDALKTEFKANAEKTSGSSVKIVKVKKE; this comes from the exons ATGGTGGCATACTGGCGACAAGCTGGACTCAG CTACATCCGATACTCCCAGATCTGTGCAAAGGCAGTGAGAGATGCACTGAAGACAGAATTCAAAGCAAATGCCGAGAAGACTTCTGGCAGCAGCGTAAAAATTGTGAAAGTGAAAAAGGAATAA
- the PRELID3B gene encoding PRELI domain containing protein 3B isoform X1 produces the protein MKIWTSEHVFDHPWETVTTAAMQKYPNPMNPSVVGVDVLDRHVDPSGKLHSHRLLSTEWGLPSIVKSLIGAARTKTYVQEHSVVDPVEKTMELKSTNISFTNMVSVDERLIYKPHPQDPEKTVLTQEAIITVKGVSLSSYLEGLMASTISSNANKGREAMEWVIHKLNAEIEELTASARGSIRTPMAAAAFVEK, from the exons ATGAAGATCTGGACTTCGGAGCACGTCTTTGA CCACCCGTGGGAAACTGTTACAACAGCTGCAATGCAGAAATACCCAAATCCTATGAACCCGAGTGTGGTTGGAGTTGATGTATTGGACAGACATGTAGATCCCTCTGGAAAGCTGCACAGCCACAGACTTCTCAGCACAGAGTGGGGACTGCCTTCCATTGTGAAATCT CTTATTGGTGCAGCAAGAACCAAAACATATGTACAAGAACATTCTGTAGTTGATCCCGTAGAGAAAACAATGGAACTTAAATCTACCAAT ATTTCATTTACAAATATGGTTTCAGTAGATGAGAGACTTATATACAAACCACATCCTCAGGACCCGGAAAA AACGGTTTTGACTCAAGAAGCCATAATCACTGTGAAGGGAGTCAGTCTCAGCAGTTACCTCGAGGGACTGATGGCAAGTACGATATCTTCAAATGCTAATAAA GGCCGAGAAGCAATGGAATGGGTAATACATAAGTTAAATGCTGAGATTGAAGAATTGACAGCTTCAGCAAGAGGGAGCATCAGGACACCGATGGCAGCAGCAGCATTTGTAGAGAAATGA
- the PRELID3B gene encoding PRELI domain containing protein 3B isoform X2, with protein MKIWTSEHVFDHPWETVTTAAMQKYPNPMNPSVVGVDVLDRHVDPSGKLHSHRLLSTEWGLPSIVKSLIGAARTKTYVQEHSVVDPVEKTMELKSTNISFTNMVSVDERLIYKPHPQDPEKTVLTQEAIITVKGVSLSSYLEGLMASTISSNANKSARLDWGYSGEQNKRGPYPRGTKRKATSNHTTRH; from the exons ATGAAGATCTGGACTTCGGAGCACGTCTTTGA CCACCCGTGGGAAACTGTTACAACAGCTGCAATGCAGAAATACCCAAATCCTATGAACCCGAGTGTGGTTGGAGTTGATGTATTGGACAGACATGTAGATCCCTCTGGAAAGCTGCACAGCCACAGACTTCTCAGCACAGAGTGGGGACTGCCTTCCATTGTGAAATCT CTTATTGGTGCAGCAAGAACCAAAACATATGTACAAGAACATTCTGTAGTTGATCCCGTAGAGAAAACAATGGAACTTAAATCTACCAAT ATTTCATTTACAAATATGGTTTCAGTAGATGAGAGACTTATATACAAACCACATCCTCAGGACCCGGAAAA AACGGTTTTGACTCAAGAAGCCATAATCACTGTGAAGGGAGTCAGTCTCAGCAGTTACCTCGAGGGACTGATGGCAAGTACGATATCTTCAAATGCTAATAAA agtGCTAGGCTAGACTGGGGATACAGCGGGGAGCAAAACAAACGTGGTCCCTACCCTCGTGGAACTAAGAGGAAAGCGACAAGTAATCACACAACACGGcattag